TAAAAAAAAGATAGAAGTAGATAATTCTCAAAAATAAAAGATCGTAATTTAACGATCTTTTTTATTTTTTAATAATGAAGTATCGGTCTTGGTTGCTAAGATCTTTAAAGAATTTGGTGTAATCACCATAACCATAATGGTCAATTATTTTTTTCAATTCATTTTTTTGGTTATAGCCAAATTCACATGCAAAAACAAAATGTTCATTAGTTATTTTTTTTAAATTTTCAACTACTAATTTATAAAAAGCTAATGGATCATTTGAATTATTAAAACTTATTTTATTTTCATATTTAATAAGTTCTTCATCTAATTCGTTTATTGGAACATATGGCGGATTCATAACAATTACATCAAATTTTTTCTGATTAGTTTTAATTCAATTAAAAAGATCATCATGAATTACATTAGCATCTAAATGAAACTTTTTTAAATTTTTCTTTATGTTGTTAACTGCTGATATATCAATATCAAGACTAGTTAAGTTTAAATAAGGGAAATTTTTTTTAATACTAATGCCAATATTGCCACTTCCTGCACAAAGATCTAACAATTCATGATAATTGAATTCTAATAATAAAAATGCATGAAGATTTTCGACCCAATATTCTGTGTCGTTTCGTGGAACATGAACCATTGGATCAACAATAAATTCGTTGCCTAGAAAATTCGCTTGATGAATAATTTGTCCAAGCGGTTTGTGGTCTAGATAATATTCATCAAGAAGCTTATTAAAATCACTAAAATTAAAATCTATTTCTTCTTTTAAATGAATTAACATATCTTTACCGTTTTTAACTTTACTGCTTAAATAAAAAATAATAGCCGAATTTACAGCTTTATTTGAGTATTTTTCTTTAATATTCTTATTTAACTCTAAAAAAGTCATATTAGCTATTCTTTAATTGACTTAATTTTTCTTCTTGCTCGTTAGCAATTAAACCATTAACAATTTCATCTAAATTACCCATCATAACATAATCAAGCTTATTAAGAGTTAAACCAATTCGGTGGTCAGTAACTCGATTTTGTGGATAATTGTATGTTCTAATTTTTTCACTTCGTTCACCATTACCTACTTGTGATTTACGTAATGAAGACACTTCGTTTTGTTGTTCTTCAAGATATTTATTATATAGCTTAGCTCTTAATAAATTCATTGCTGTTTCCCGATTTTCAATTTGACTTCTTCCATCTTGACATGCCACAACAACATTGGTTGGTAAATGTGTAATTCTAACCGCTGATTCAGTACGATTAACATGTTGCCCACCAGCTCCACCGGCACGATATGTATCAATTCGTAAATCACTTGGATTAATTGTAAATTCCACTGGATCAACTTCAGGAAGTACTGCTACAGTAATTGTTGATGTATGAACTCGACCTTTAGTTTCAGTTAATGGTACACGTTGCACACGGTGAACACCTGATTCGTATTTAAATTTCGAATAAACTTCTTCTCCACTTATTGAAAAGAAAATGTAATCACATCCATGAGCATTATAACTGCTGCTATTTACTTTAATCTTTCATCCCTGTTTATCTGCATAACGCTTATAGCATTCGAATAAATCAACAACAAAAATACAAGATTCATCACCACCAACCCCAGGACGCATTTCCACAATTACGTCTTTATCATTATTTGGATCTTGAGGAATTAATAAAATTTTTAACTCATCTTCAATTGCTGGAATTTGATTTTTAATGTCTTCAAGTTCCATTTTTGCTAAGTTAATAAGTTCATTGTCACCACCTTCATTAAGAACTTTTTCGTCTTGAATCCCATCATCTATCAATTTTTGATAAATTAGAAATTTATCATAAATTGGTTTATTACGTTTAATGGCTCGATTCACTTCTTTTAATTCATGAATACCAAGCGTTCCAGATTCAACTTTATCATTAAGTTCATTATATTGTTTAACAATTGCTTCTAAGGATTGGTAAAGGTTTTTGTCAAATTCCATATCAATTAATTCCTCCTATTACTAAATTACATTAAAAAAAGCAATTATCTTAAATACATTAAGATAAACTGCTTTTAGTTTGAAATAATGGTTATTTTAAATCGTCTAGTGATTTAACAAGGTTAGTTTTTTTGTTAGTTTTTTTAGTTGGGTTTGCTTTTGGAGCTGGTTTTGTTTTCATTGTATTCATTCCAGCAACAAATTTTTCACTCAATTTTTCAGCACGTCCTTTTGCTTTTTGGTTTAAAGATTTACTTTTATAGAACGGATGACAGTTACTACATACATCAATACTTACAGTATCTTGCTTATATGTCGACTCAATTTGGTATTCACTACCACATGAAGCACATTTAAATGTTACTGTGTGTGTTTTTGGTTGAATTTTCTTATTCATAATGATCTATTACCTTGTTAAAAGTGGTGTATATTATATATAAATAAATTATATCTATGAGTTATTAATTAAATATAATCTATTAGCATGAATTACTTTCGAATTATCATTAGTGGAATTATGGCCATTATCATGTCCTTGATTCTGGCTTTAGTAACTCTTTTACTGGTATATGCTTACTATATTCCGTGAGTAATTTTTTCAGTTATTGGTTTTTGTTTACTAATTGACGTTGTTGCTGCATATGTGGTCATTAATTCAAAACGATCAGTTAATGTTAAATTGTGTTGAGTTTTTTTTATTAGTTCATTTCCACTAATTGGAGTATTTCTATTTTGTGTTTTTGGTTTTCAACCATATGTCATGAAGGATTTAAACCAATATCAAATTGATTGAAAAGAATTTAATGAAAAAGAAGACTACTCATTAACTAATGAATTAGTTAATGATCCAAAATGTGAACTACATGGGGTATTTAAATATAACTTCCATGCTATTTGTACACCAATTTATACTAAAAATGAAATTAATTTAATTACGAATGAAACCGATTTTTACAATGAATGCTTAACCTTAATTGCTAATGCCAAACAATTTATTCATCTACAAACTTATATCATGAATGATGGAGTATTTTTCCGCAGTTTGGTTAATAAATTAATTCCTTTAGCAAATCGAGGTATTGAAGTGAGTATTCTTTATGACTGGGTCGGTTCATATGGGCGAATTAACCATAAATTAATTCGTTTAATGCAAAAAAA
Above is a window of Candidatus Malacoplasma girerdii DNA encoding:
- a CDS encoding HemK family methyltransferase, which encodes MTFLELNKNIKEKYSNKAVNSAIIFYLSSKVKNGKDMLIHLKEEIDFNFSDFNKLLDEYYLDHKPLGQIIHQANFLGNEFIVDPMVHVPRNDTEYWVENLHAFLLLEFNYHELLDLCAGSGNIGISIKKNFPYLNLTSLDIDISAVNNIKKNLKKFHLDANVIHDDLFNWIKTNQKKFDVIVMNPPYVPINELDEELIKYENKISFNNSNDPLAFYKLVVENLKKITNEHFVFACEFGYNQKNELKKIIDHYGYGDYTKFFKDLSNQDRYFIIKK
- the prfA gene encoding peptide chain release factor 1 — protein: MEFDKNLYQSLEAIVKQYNELNDKVESGTLGIHELKEVNRAIKRNKPIYDKFLIYQKLIDDGIQDEKVLNEGGDNELINLAKMELEDIKNQIPAIEDELKILLIPQDPNNDKDVIVEMRPGVGGDESCIFVVDLFECYKRYADKQGWKIKVNSSSYNAHGCDYIFFSISGEEVYSKFKYESGVHRVQRVPLTETKGRVHTSTITVAVLPEVDPVEFTINPSDLRIDTYRAGGAGGQHVNRTESAVRITHLPTNVVVACQDGRSQIENRETAMNLLRAKLYNKYLEEQQNEVSSLRKSQVGNGERSEKIRTYNYPQNRVTDHRIGLTLNKLDYVMMGNLDEIVNGLIANEQEEKLSQLKNS
- the rpmE gene encoding 50S ribosomal protein L31; this translates as MNKKIQPKTHTVTFKCASCGSEYQIESTYKQDTVSIDVCSNCHPFYKSKSLNQKAKGRAEKLSEKFVAGMNTMKTKPAPKANPTKKTNKKTNLVKSLDDLK